From Paenibacillus physcomitrellae, the proteins below share one genomic window:
- a CDS encoding ABC transporter ATP-binding protein — MTESGYSKLEISNLKVEYYAKNQRTVALENVDLKVEDGEFVSVIGPSGCGKSTLLKVVSGLLTPAAGTARIDGKEIKEIPEQVGMVFQNDALLPWKSVADNIRLPLVIKGLSKQQQDEEVKRLLQMVGLEGFGHYHPKQLSGGMKKRVALARTFAYDPDIYLMDEPFGPLDAQTRVKIGEEFLHIWENVGKSVLFITHDIEEAIALSDRVIVMSARPGRIKAEFKVNLARPRPFYDIRFDPVFKELQKEIWTQMSSEE, encoded by the coding sequence ATGACTGAGAGCGGCTATTCCAAATTGGAAATTTCAAATTTGAAGGTCGAATATTACGCTAAGAATCAGCGGACCGTGGCTTTGGAGAATGTGGATCTGAAAGTGGAGGACGGTGAGTTCGTCTCCGTCATCGGTCCCAGCGGATGCGGGAAATCAACGCTCCTGAAAGTCGTGTCGGGTCTGCTGACCCCGGCGGCTGGAACGGCCCGGATTGATGGCAAAGAGATTAAGGAAATCCCCGAGCAGGTTGGCATGGTGTTTCAGAATGATGCTTTGCTGCCCTGGAAGAGCGTAGCCGATAATATCCGGCTTCCCTTAGTTATCAAAGGTTTGTCCAAGCAGCAGCAGGATGAAGAAGTGAAACGCCTGCTGCAAATGGTCGGTCTGGAAGGCTTCGGGCACTATCATCCCAAGCAGCTTTCGGGCGGCATGAAGAAACGTGTGGCTCTGGCCAGAACGTTTGCTTATGACCCAGACATCTATTTGATGGATGAGCCGTTTGGACCGCTGGATGCCCAGACCCGGGTGAAGATCGGCGAGGAGTTCCTGCACATTTGGGAGAATGTCGGCAAGAGCGTACTCTTCATTACGCATGACATTGAGGAAGCCATCGCCTTGTCAGACAGGGTGATCGTCATGTCCGCCCGTCCGGGAAGAATCAAGGCCGAATTCAAGGTTAATCTGGCACGTCCGCGTCCCTTCTACGATATTCGGTTTGACCCGGTATTCAAAGAATTACAGAAAGAGATTTGGACCCAGATGTCCAGCGAGGAATAG
- a CDS encoding ABC transporter permease yields the protein MASEPKERKSRSAAAFSGRYNSGSVWLGRVILFVVIFGLWEILSGRAFNAFWVSKPSLIVKRIYDMTLNGDLWYHLSVTLQESLVGLLIGMVGGTLLGIAIAFSGIFQKWVYPYIMALYSLPRVSLAPLFIVWFGIGMSSKILMVVAMVIFVAFYNAYEGVRNIDKDLLDMMSTFKAKWTHKLSWVVFPSITTWILTSLRLNIGMALIGSVIAELVGSNRGLGYYITYSSNMLDTTGIFTGLVLIMLIAVVLEQIIIQVERRLLKYR from the coding sequence ATGGCCTCGGAACCGAAAGAGAGAAAGTCCCGATCGGCTGCAGCCTTCTCCGGGAGGTACAATAGCGGCAGCGTCTGGCTGGGCAGAGTGATTTTGTTTGTCGTCATTTTCGGCCTTTGGGAGATATTGTCCGGCCGGGCGTTTAACGCTTTTTGGGTCAGCAAGCCGTCTCTTATTGTCAAACGAATCTATGATATGACCTTGAACGGCGATCTGTGGTACCACTTAAGCGTTACGCTGCAGGAATCCCTTGTCGGCCTGCTGATCGGTATGGTTGGCGGTACGCTGCTGGGCATTGCCATTGCTTTCAGCGGTATTTTTCAGAAATGGGTTTATCCTTACATCATGGCCTTATACAGTCTTCCAAGAGTTTCGCTGGCCCCGCTCTTTATCGTCTGGTTCGGTATCGGCATGTCCTCCAAAATTCTGATGGTTGTGGCTATGGTCATCTTTGTAGCTTTCTATAACGCTTACGAAGGCGTCCGCAATATTGACAAGGATTTGCTGGATATGATGAGCACCTTCAAGGCCAAATGGACCCATAAGCTGAGCTGGGTAGTCTTTCCGTCCATCACGACCTGGATTCTGACCAGTCTCCGCCTGAATATCGGGATGGCGCTCATCGGATCGGTTATCGCCGAGCTGGTGGGTTCTAACCGCGGTTTGGGTTACTACATTACTTATTCTTCGAACATGCTGGACACGACGGGGATCTTTACCGGCCTGGTATTAATCATGCTGATTGCCGTCGTACTGGAGCAAATTATCATCCAGGTGGAACGCCGCCTGCTGAAGTACCGTTAA
- a CDS encoding ABC transporter substrate-binding protein, which produces MNKTKISMASLLVLMMVVLGACGNGNNANSSGNSAAPSEASSNSGNAGGAGSTQENVTIRVGLVGGGMTPLIAQIGINDGSYEKAGITVKEEDFSSGADMVQALVGGSLDIALGSYEHVLRQQKNGLGVKAYGEIFNGGGYALVVKKDAPYQSLADLKGKTLAVTKVGSLSDTVLREGLKEVGIDGNKDVQIINGGSGATMLAAIESGKTAGGMTSEPTISQMVATGNYRVLYDPPYDFAGIVVMAKTDWVDKNQDAMRRFLQISSEINDRAQQDPASAVTAMQKAFNQIPADVMQTAVKNQLAKVPEGLKVTEAGAKKVSDIEIEQGVISEEIPFDKTVDLSLLPQ; this is translated from the coding sequence ATGAACAAGACAAAGATTTCAATGGCATCGCTGCTGGTACTGATGATGGTGGTGCTGGGAGCCTGCGGCAACGGAAATAATGCAAATTCATCTGGCAACAGCGCGGCACCGTCAGAAGCTTCATCCAACTCGGGCAACGCGGGCGGGGCTGGCAGCACGCAGGAAAATGTCACGATCCGTGTAGGTTTGGTAGGCGGCGGCATGACTCCGCTTATTGCCCAAATCGGGATCAACGACGGTTCTTACGAGAAAGCAGGAATCACCGTCAAGGAAGAAGATTTCAGCTCTGGCGCCGATATGGTGCAGGCTTTGGTCGGCGGAAGCCTTGACATTGCGCTCGGTTCTTACGAGCACGTACTGAGACAGCAGAAGAATGGGCTAGGCGTGAAGGCTTACGGAGAAATTTTTAACGGCGGCGGCTATGCGCTGGTTGTGAAGAAGGATGCTCCGTATCAATCTCTGGCGGATTTGAAAGGCAAAACCTTGGCCGTTACCAAGGTCGGCAGCTTGTCCGATACGGTTCTCCGTGAAGGGCTGAAAGAAGTCGGCATTGACGGCAACAAGGACGTTCAAATCATCAACGGCGGCAGCGGCGCCACGATGCTGGCTGCGATTGAAAGCGGCAAAACGGCCGGCGGCATGACTTCCGAGCCCACGATCTCGCAGATGGTGGCAACGGGCAACTACCGGGTACTGTACGATCCTCCGTATGATTTTGCCGGTATCGTTGTTATGGCCAAGACCGATTGGGTAGACAAAAATCAGGACGCTATGCGCCGTTTCCTTCAAATCAGCAGCGAAATTAACGACCGTGCACAGCAGGATCCCGCTTCAGCGGTGACAGCCATGCAGAAGGCGTTCAACCAGATTCCTGCCGACGTTATGCAAACGGCTGTGAAGAACCAGCTGGCCAAAGTGCCGGAAGGTCTGAAGGTGACGGAAGCCGGAGCCAAAAAGGTATCCGATATCGAAATTGAGCAGGGTGTTATCAGCGAGGAAATACCGTTTGACAAAACCGTAGACCTATCCTTACTTCCACAATAA
- a CDS encoding UbiD family decarboxylase has product MAKDLRSYLSQLVEQNESQLRLVDTEVDPRFGITAYAAALAEKGDYPALLFNKVKGSNIACISNLLTSYERIALYLGCEVQDIPRVYGEKLQKPIEPVVIERSEATVKQQIIEEQDVDLSKLPIPVHNELDGGPYLSAGVMIIRDPDTGLINAGIYRHQIFNERDMGVWFLGAHHGGLIYKKYKQQGKPAPIAIALGHHPGFIMGAVSRVQGIGGEYEAAGALMGEALELVKADTSDLLVPAHAEIILEGEILPDNDHAEGPFGEWPGHYLGGGSVPTIRITKITHRNNAIFQDIVASGREHLVVGGVPRSGSIYQTVKQVVPSLKTVNVPFYSRMNCYISLRKERDSDVKKAAFAALNTEQENLRHIVVVDEDIDVFNGEEIAWAIGTRFDAERDLLIIPKWNGPGGLLPTNWEYNAEGKNTPRMSSAVVVDATKPAPPVVFPKRAVVPREQVELAELQSLRSLNAEEKGKWLP; this is encoded by the coding sequence ATGGCTAAAGATTTGAGATCCTACCTGTCACAGCTTGTAGAGCAAAATGAAAGCCAGCTAAGACTGGTCGACACCGAGGTTGACCCTCGTTTCGGCATTACGGCTTATGCGGCGGCATTAGCTGAAAAAGGCGATTATCCGGCGCTGTTGTTCAACAAGGTTAAAGGCTCCAATATCGCCTGTATTTCCAATTTGCTTACCTCTTATGAACGCATTGCTTTGTATCTGGGCTGCGAAGTGCAGGACATTCCCCGTGTATACGGGGAGAAGCTGCAAAAGCCGATCGAGCCGGTCGTCATCGAGCGCTCAGAAGCTACGGTCAAGCAGCAGATAATTGAAGAGCAAGACGTGGATTTGTCGAAGCTGCCGATTCCAGTGCATAACGAACTGGACGGCGGGCCTTATCTGTCAGCTGGTGTCATGATTATCCGGGACCCGGACACGGGTCTGATCAACGCGGGCATCTACCGGCATCAAATCTTTAACGAACGCGATATGGGCGTTTGGTTTCTGGGGGCGCACCATGGCGGCCTGATCTATAAAAAATATAAGCAGCAGGGTAAACCCGCGCCGATTGCCATCGCGCTGGGCCATCATCCCGGCTTTATTATGGGTGCGGTGTCCCGGGTACAGGGTATCGGCGGCGAATATGAAGCGGCGGGCGCCTTGATGGGCGAAGCGCTGGAGCTGGTCAAAGCGGATACCTCCGATCTGCTGGTTCCAGCACATGCCGAAATCATTCTCGAAGGCGAAATCCTGCCGGATAACGATCATGCGGAAGGTCCGTTCGGCGAATGGCCGGGCCATTATCTTGGCGGAGGCTCTGTACCGACCATCCGCATCACCAAGATTACCCACCGCAACAACGCGATTTTTCAGGACATCGTCGCTTCGGGGCGCGAGCATTTGGTCGTTGGCGGCGTGCCGCGGTCGGGCAGCATCTATCAGACGGTCAAACAGGTCGTGCCAAGCTTGAAGACGGTTAACGTGCCTTTCTACAGCCGGATGAACTGCTATATTTCGCTGCGCAAGGAACGGGATTCGGATGTGAAAAAGGCGGCCTTCGCCGCGCTGAACACCGAGCAGGAGAACCTGCGCCACATCGTAGTTGTAGATGAAGACATCGACGTGTTTAATGGCGAAGAAATTGCCTGGGCAATAGGCACACGTTTCGATGCTGAACGGGACCTGCTCATCATTCCGAAATGGAATGGCCCGGGCGGGCTGCTCCCAACGAACTGGGAGTATAACGCAGAAGGGAAGAATACGCCGCGCATGTCCAGCGCTGTGGTTGTGGATGCGACCAAACCGGCACCGCCTGTCGTCTTTCCGAAGCGGGCCGTGGTTCCGCGGGAGCAGGTGGAGCTGGCTGAGCTGCAGTCTCTGCGCAGCCTAAACGCGGAAGAGAAAGGCAAATGGCTGCCGTAA
- a CDS encoding LamB/YcsF family protein, translated as MKIVDLNCDMGESLGVYKLGRDEEILKYVTSANIACGFHGGDQATMRKTVKLALEHNVAIGVHPGLQDLIGFGRRDMDLSPQEAYDLVVYQIGALWAFVKAEGARLQHVKAHGNLYNMAARNAALAEAIAEAVYKVDPELILYGLAGSELIKAGNKVGLRTASEVFSDRTYQSDGSLTSRRLPDSMITDEEVSLKQVIRMVSEGKVLSQQNVDVPIQADTICVHGDGVHAVEFASKIRTSLEAAGITVQAPGKTTGLNA; from the coding sequence ATGAAAATCGTGGATTTGAACTGTGACATGGGGGAAAGCCTCGGCGTTTACAAGCTGGGAAGAGACGAGGAAATATTAAAATATGTAACGTCCGCTAACATTGCCTGCGGATTCCACGGCGGCGATCAGGCGACGATGCGCAAGACGGTCAAGCTGGCTTTGGAGCATAACGTCGCCATCGGCGTGCATCCAGGTCTGCAGGATCTGATCGGTTTCGGCCGGAGGGATATGGATCTTTCTCCTCAGGAAGCCTATGACCTCGTAGTCTATCAGATTGGCGCCTTGTGGGCTTTCGTTAAAGCGGAAGGAGCGCGTCTGCAGCATGTGAAGGCGCATGGTAATTTGTACAATATGGCCGCCAGAAATGCGGCGCTCGCTGAAGCGATTGCCGAAGCGGTTTATAAGGTCGATCCGGAGCTGATCCTGTACGGCTTGGCCGGCAGTGAACTGATCAAGGCGGGCAACAAAGTCGGTCTTCGTACCGCCAGTGAAGTTTTTTCCGACCGTACCTATCAATCCGACGGTTCTTTGACTTCCCGCCGTCTGCCTGATTCGATGATTACAGACGAAGAGGTGTCTTTGAAGCAGGTGATCCGGATGGTTTCGGAAGGGAAGGTGCTGTCTCAGCAAAATGTGGATGTGCCGATTCAGGCCGACACCATCTGTGTTCACGGCGACGGTGTTCATGCCGTAGAATTCGCGAGCAAGATCAGAACCTCGCTGGAAGCTGCGGGCATTACCGTGCAGGCACCCGGCAAAACAACTGGACTGAACGCCTGA
- a CDS encoding FAD-binding protein, translating to MEKLHLQSDVLIIGGGAAGMMAARAAADEGAEVILADKSLIGRGGATILAQMTVAVALGEAEEDNPQIHFEDTMKGSRGLADPDIVRAIVERGPEVILEAERYGVKWARTPEGKRSQAFAPGHSKARCVYVDILNTGGATSAGLKKSIWRDSKIKRLKNIMITKIVVEQGRAVGAVGFEMEQFRPVSIAASSIILATGGLTEAFARNSASANMTGDGYVLAAEAGAEVRDMEMVQFFPIAHLFPPLVGIDPIMWDPFRYKLGGRLLNGNEEEFMDKYNGEVAGRYTAARDQTTLAIFREVEAGRGTPHGGAYLDFRMVPEEKLKEAFGPVIDILRNQGVDLTKDMVEVAPMAHFMLGGVRVDDSMRTRVPGLLASGELIYGMHGANRLSGNAITEALVTGRIAGETAAKDKEAVDEAAVRQALDAEIAALEKFWHPQPVEKDSASLQAFKRKLQQVMWQGAGPLRTEQGLLEAQKALAELKLELEAISLARPNKFALSLIEKVEAANLLKIGEAIILGALARKETRGAHVRLDYEETLTVPYSSSFELGADGKWVMKQLELPAAVQ from the coding sequence GTGGAGAAGCTGCATTTGCAGAGTGACGTATTGATTATTGGCGGCGGTGCGGCGGGTATGATGGCTGCCCGCGCGGCAGCGGATGAAGGAGCCGAAGTGATTTTGGCTGACAAGAGCCTGATCGGACGGGGCGGCGCAACTATTTTGGCGCAGATGACTGTAGCTGTTGCATTGGGCGAGGCAGAAGAGGATAATCCGCAAATCCACTTTGAGGATACGATGAAAGGCAGCCGCGGACTTGCTGATCCGGATATTGTCCGCGCCATCGTGGAACGGGGGCCGGAGGTCATCCTGGAAGCGGAGCGTTACGGGGTTAAATGGGCGCGTACGCCGGAAGGCAAACGCTCCCAGGCTTTTGCGCCGGGGCATTCCAAAGCGCGCTGCGTTTACGTGGATATTCTGAACACGGGCGGCGCTACGTCCGCCGGACTCAAGAAATCGATCTGGAGAGACTCGAAGATCAAGCGGCTTAAGAACATCATGATTACCAAGATTGTTGTGGAGCAGGGACGCGCCGTCGGCGCTGTCGGCTTTGAAATGGAGCAGTTCCGGCCAGTCAGTATTGCGGCTTCTTCTATTATTCTCGCAACTGGCGGCCTGACGGAAGCTTTTGCCCGCAACAGTGCTTCGGCCAACATGACCGGCGACGGTTACGTGCTCGCCGCAGAGGCGGGTGCGGAAGTACGGGACATGGAAATGGTGCAGTTTTTCCCGATTGCGCATTTGTTCCCGCCTCTGGTGGGCATTGACCCGATTATGTGGGATCCGTTCCGTTACAAGCTCGGTGGCCGTCTCCTGAACGGCAATGAAGAAGAGTTTATGGACAAATATAACGGTGAAGTCGCAGGCCGGTATACAGCTGCGCGCGACCAGACTACGCTGGCGATCTTCCGTGAGGTGGAAGCCGGCCGCGGTACACCGCATGGCGGAGCCTATCTCGATTTCCGGATGGTGCCGGAGGAGAAGCTGAAGGAAGCGTTTGGTCCGGTCATCGACATCCTGCGAAATCAGGGTGTGGATCTGACCAAGGACATGGTCGAAGTTGCGCCGATGGCCCACTTTATGCTGGGCGGCGTAAGAGTGGATGACAGCATGAGAACCCGGGTGCCGGGGCTGCTGGCTTCCGGTGAGCTGATTTACGGTATGCACGGCGCAAACCGCTTGTCCGGTAATGCCATTACGGAAGCGCTTGTTACGGGCCGGATCGCCGGTGAAACGGCTGCCAAGGATAAAGAGGCGGTCGATGAGGCTGCGGTTCGTCAAGCACTGGACGCAGAAATCGCCGCTTTGGAGAAATTCTGGCATCCGCAGCCGGTTGAGAAGGACTCGGCGTCCTTGCAGGCTTTTAAACGCAAACTTCAGCAGGTGATGTGGCAGGGGGCCGGTCCGCTTAGAACGGAACAAGGACTGCTTGAGGCGCAGAAGGCTCTGGCGGAGCTGAAGCTGGAGCTGGAGGCGATTTCACTTGCCCGGCCAAACAAATTTGCGTTAAGCCTGATTGAAAAAGTTGAAGCGGCCAATTTGCTGAAAATCGGAGAAGCGATCATTTTGGGTGCTTTGGCCCGTAAAGAAACACGCGGTGCACATGTCCGCCTGGATTACGAAGAGACGCTTACTGTCCCTTACAGCTCAAGCTTTGAATTGGGAGCGGATGGGAAATGGGTCATGAAGCAGCTTGAGCTGCCTGCAGCTGTACAATAA
- a CDS encoding 2Fe-2S iron-sulfur cluster-binding protein, producing the protein MPVVNLNVLRGEAEGGEYTEHFEVPYEDGMSLLDAIFWIREHQDPSFAVRYSCRSANACKECSALVDGKAGYLCSIRAVPDSEVKIEPLRALPWIKDLATGLE; encoded by the coding sequence ATGCCGGTTGTAAATTTAAACGTCTTGCGCGGTGAGGCAGAAGGCGGAGAATATACCGAACATTTCGAGGTGCCTTATGAGGACGGAATGAGCTTGCTGGATGCGATTTTCTGGATTCGGGAACATCAGGACCCTTCCTTTGCGGTCCGGTATTCCTGCCGCTCTGCTAATGCCTGCAAGGAATGCTCCGCTCTTGTGGACGGAAAAGCCGGGTATCTGTGCAGCATCCGTGCCGTACCGGACAGCGAAGTGAAGATCGAGCCGCTGCGCGCTCTGCCGTGGATCAAAGATTTGGCGACCGGGCTCGAGTGA
- a CDS encoding FAD binding domain-containing protein — protein MAWLQPHSLSEALELLSRNPRIVCGGTDLFVNAQRNGIEAQSTDWLDIGRIEELKRILRTEEGLEIGAAVTAAEIWQGSRFACVPALQQAAKTVGGWQIQNRASLGGNVANASPAADMVVPLVAYRAEVRLASQAGSRSVPISEFIIGPKRTALREGEMIVSLFIPARSLDVPQVFLRHDQRSATDISIISVALLLSPKAGQIEWGTAAVGAAAPKPFVLGSEVEQGWSGELDAGRLQKLADLYAGASSPITDVRAGEEYRRSLVGTYIKRAANLLLDQISGSEKGEVV, from the coding sequence ATGGCCTGGCTTCAGCCGCACAGCTTAAGCGAAGCGCTTGAGCTGCTTTCCAGAAATCCCCGCATCGTATGCGGGGGAACGGATTTGTTTGTGAACGCCCAGCGAAACGGGATCGAAGCCCAGTCCACCGACTGGCTGGACATCGGCCGGATCGAGGAATTGAAACGCATCCTCCGGACCGAAGAGGGACTGGAAATCGGCGCAGCGGTAACGGCAGCCGAAATTTGGCAGGGCAGCCGGTTTGCCTGCGTGCCTGCCCTGCAGCAGGCGGCCAAAACGGTCGGCGGCTGGCAGATTCAGAACCGTGCCTCACTTGGCGGTAACGTAGCGAACGCTTCACCTGCCGCCGACATGGTCGTCCCGCTCGTCGCTTACCGGGCTGAGGTTCGGCTTGCGAGTCAAGCTGGCAGCCGCTCTGTTCCGATTTCCGAATTTATCATCGGACCGAAACGCACGGCACTGCGCGAAGGCGAAATGATTGTCTCGCTGTTCATTCCGGCACGAAGCCTGGATGTTCCGCAGGTCTTTCTGCGTCATGATCAGCGGTCCGCTACGGATATTTCCATCATATCGGTCGCGCTGCTGCTCAGCCCTAAAGCGGGCCAAATCGAATGGGGCACCGCGGCTGTCGGAGCCGCCGCGCCTAAACCTTTTGTCCTTGGATCAGAAGTAGAACAGGGCTGGTCAGGCGAACTGGATGCCGGCAGGCTGCAGAAGCTTGCCGATCTGTACGCCGGTGCCAGCTCGCCGATTACGGATGTCAGAGCCGGCGAGGAATACCGCCGGTCGCTGGTTGGCACTTACATCAAACGTGCAGCTAATCTGCTGCTGGATCAGATTTCGGGATCTGAGAAAGGGGAAGTCGTATGA
- a CDS encoding 4,5-dihydroxyphthalate decarboxylase, translated as MTDHKLTLAMSESDRTLKLLTGARSIPGFSIDVQQESIEDIFVKQISQATYDVSELSLASYLIARGGGDARLTAIPVFLSRSFRHNAIYVRSDSPWQHPSELKGRKFGFPEYQMTAAVWVRGMFRDEWGITNEDMQWFTFRPERVPVEIPATLTEGDIFEALAEGKVDAIMTARRPPAHLFPASGEGGVLRRLIPNVWEAEREYYGRTGIFPIMHLVSVNAQTAERYPELPKQLYQTMLGIKDEGIAGMLETIKNYTSAPFIWESVESSAKLMDGDLWPYGIKKNRAQIEKFITYLQADGLLHRNLSLEELFHDSVLDT; from the coding sequence ATGACAGATCACAAGTTAACTTTGGCGATGTCGGAAAGCGACCGTACGCTTAAGCTGTTAACCGGGGCGCGCAGCATCCCAGGTTTCTCTATAGATGTGCAGCAGGAATCTATTGAAGATATTTTTGTGAAGCAGATTTCACAGGCCACTTATGATGTGTCCGAGCTTTCCCTGGCTTCCTATTTGATTGCCAGAGGCGGAGGAGATGCGCGTCTTACGGCGATCCCTGTTTTTCTGTCCCGTTCATTCCGTCATAATGCCATTTATGTCCGTTCCGACAGTCCGTGGCAGCATCCTTCCGAGTTGAAGGGCCGCAAGTTCGGGTTCCCCGAATACCAAATGACGGCTGCGGTTTGGGTGCGGGGCATGTTCCGGGATGAATGGGGAATCACCAATGAGGATATGCAGTGGTTTACGTTCCGTCCGGAGCGGGTTCCGGTAGAAATTCCGGCTACGCTGACCGAAGGCGACATCTTTGAAGCCTTGGCAGAAGGCAAGGTCGACGCGATCATGACGGCCCGCCGTCCGCCGGCTCATTTGTTCCCGGCCTCCGGTGAAGGCGGTGTGCTTCGCCGCTTGATTCCGAATGTCTGGGAGGCGGAGCGGGAGTATTACGGCCGCACGGGTATTTTTCCAATTATGCATCTCGTTTCGGTTAATGCACAGACTGCTGAACGTTATCCGGAGCTGCCCAAGCAGCTTTACCAAACCATGCTCGGCATCAAAGACGAAGGCATCGCCGGCATGCTGGAGACGATCAAGAACTACACCTCGGCGCCGTTTATCTGGGAGTCCGTGGAGAGCTCGGCCAAGCTGATGGATGGGGATCTTTGGCCTTACGGCATCAAGAAGAACCGGGCGCAAATCGAGAAATTCATCACTTACCTGCAAGCGGACGGCCTGCTCCATCGCAATCTTTCCCTGGAAGAGCTGTTCCATGATTCCGTACTGGATACTTAA
- a CDS encoding (2Fe-2S)-binding protein, translating to MSAGQQDGNFKLNLNGQEVAWSGEPAASLADVIRDQQGLTGTKIGCRTGECGACTVLLEGRPVVSCLIPAASVQGQQVETIEGLARQEEFQSLMTAMQENGGVQCGFCTPGVMVTTWAWLQNPALFNGDLGSALKNNLCRCTGYLGIIRSAEQVLAGRGAGV from the coding sequence GTGAGCGCTGGACAACAAGACGGCAATTTTAAGCTGAACCTGAACGGACAAGAAGTGGCGTGGAGCGGTGAACCTGCCGCATCGCTGGCGGATGTTATTCGTGACCAGCAGGGACTGACCGGAACCAAGATCGGCTGCCGGACCGGCGAATGCGGAGCGTGTACGGTGCTGCTGGAAGGCCGTCCCGTCGTATCCTGTCTGATTCCTGCGGCTTCCGTTCAGGGACAGCAGGTTGAAACGATCGAAGGACTGGCACGTCAGGAAGAATTCCAATCGCTGATGACAGCTATGCAGGAGAACGGCGGGGTGCAGTGCGGCTTTTGTACGCCTGGGGTCATGGTGACCACCTGGGCCTGGCTGCAGAATCCGGCTTTGTTTAACGGAGACCTGGGCTCTGCTTTAAAAAATAACTTGTGCCGCTGCACGGGCTACCTCGGCATTATCCGTTCGGCGGAGCAGGTTTTGGCGGGAAGAGGTGCGGGCGTATGA